Proteins encoded in a region of the Devosia sp. RR2S18 genome:
- a CDS encoding ABC transporter substrate-binding protein, giving the protein MKNILMGAVAGAVALTASAAWAQDDNSVVLQLKWVTQGQFAGYYAAQEQGFYEEEGLDVEIKPGGPDIAPEQVIAGGGADVITTWMAAGLAARERGVPLVNIAQPFAESGLLLTCRKDAGVETTDDFPGKTLGVWFFGNEYPFYAWMAKLGLSTDGSEGGVEVLRQAFNVDPLVQNQAACISTMTYNEYGQVLRAGFTEDELTVFNYRDEGVGMLEDGLYVLEEDLEDPAFVEKMTKFVRASMKGWEWVRENPEEAAQIIVDNDMTGAMTVEDQLYQVQEVNKLTEGSTGVLDEADYQQTVDTLLSAVSPDNPAITTQPEGAYTHVVTDGL; this is encoded by the coding sequence ATGAAGAACATTCTCATGGGTGCGGTTGCGGGCGCTGTAGCGCTCACCGCCAGTGCCGCCTGGGCGCAGGACGACAACTCGGTCGTGCTGCAGCTCAAATGGGTCACCCAGGGCCAGTTTGCCGGCTACTACGCCGCTCAGGAGCAGGGCTTCTACGAAGAGGAAGGTCTCGACGTCGAGATCAAGCCAGGCGGCCCTGACATTGCACCCGAGCAGGTTATCGCCGGCGGTGGCGCAGACGTCATCACCACCTGGATGGCTGCGGGCCTGGCGGCGCGCGAACGCGGGGTACCACTCGTCAACATCGCCCAACCCTTCGCTGAATCTGGCTTGCTGCTGACCTGCCGCAAGGATGCCGGTGTTGAAACCACCGACGACTTCCCCGGCAAGACCTTGGGCGTCTGGTTCTTTGGCAACGAATATCCCTTCTATGCCTGGATGGCCAAGCTGGGCCTGTCCACCGATGGCAGCGAGGGGGGCGTCGAAGTACTGCGCCAGGCCTTCAATGTCGATCCGCTGGTCCAGAACCAGGCCGCCTGCATCTCCACCATGACCTACAACGAATACGGCCAGGTGCTGCGCGCGGGCTTCACCGAAGACGAACTCACGGTCTTCAACTATCGCGACGAGGGCGTCGGCATGCTCGAGGACGGCCTCTACGTGCTCGAAGAAGACCTTGAGGACCCCGCCTTCGTCGAGAAGATGACCAAGTTCGTCCGCGCTTCGATGAAGGGTTGGGAGTGGGTGCGCGAGAACCCCGAAGAAGCCGCCCAGATCATCGTCGACAACGACATGACCGGCGCCATGACAGTCGAGGACCAGCTTTATCAGGTCCAGGAGGTCAATAAGCTCACAGAGGGCTCGACCGGTGTCCTCGACGAAGCCGATTACCAGCAGACTGTCGACACGCTGCTCTCGGCTGTGTCACCGGACAATCCGGCTATCACCACGCAGCCTGAGGGCGCCTACACCCATGTGGTGACTGACGGACTTTAA
- a CDS encoding ABC transporter permease, whose translation MTQFQHFLAIVAGGLSAAAVALSLVTPFETALVLKAFLLLGVASMLRFIVPLGLWVDGAFALLGAVAVLTTINVFSPIPPFFWMALVAAWLFSWLFVERLSKALAPRLGDNAGLGLLIPVVFGMTLLVAWEVVTRGANVPQVILPPPSMIGARIASSLGLLWIDFQQTFLKAVLAGYALGCGLGFLVAILIDRSPFLKSGLLPLGNFVSALPIVGVAPIMVMWFGFDWQSKAAVVVIMTFFPMLVNTVAGLNAASAIERDLMRTYAASYWQTLLKLRLPAAGPFIFNALKINSTLALIGAIVAEFFGSPVAGMGFRISAEIGRMNVDMVWAEIAMAALAGSVFYGVVALIERGVTFWHPSMRGA comes from the coding sequence ATGACGCAGTTCCAGCATTTCCTGGCAATTGTCGCCGGCGGGCTTTCTGCTGCGGCTGTGGCATTGAGCCTCGTGACGCCTTTCGAGACGGCGCTGGTGCTTAAAGCCTTTCTGCTGCTGGGCGTCGCCTCCATGCTCCGCTTCATCGTGCCGCTAGGGCTTTGGGTCGATGGCGCCTTTGCCCTGCTTGGCGCGGTGGCGGTGTTGACGACGATCAATGTGTTTAGTCCCATCCCGCCCTTTTTCTGGATGGCGCTGGTGGCCGCCTGGCTCTTTTCCTGGTTGTTCGTCGAGCGCCTGAGCAAGGCCTTGGCCCCTCGATTGGGCGACAATGCCGGTCTGGGCCTCCTGATCCCGGTAGTCTTCGGAATGACCCTGCTGGTCGCCTGGGAAGTGGTCACCCGCGGCGCCAATGTCCCGCAGGTTATTCTGCCGCCACCCTCGATGATCGGTGCCCGCATTGCCAGCTCACTGGGCCTACTCTGGATCGACTTCCAGCAAACCTTCCTCAAGGCGGTACTTGCGGGCTACGCCCTGGGGTGCGGCCTTGGCTTCCTTGTTGCCATCCTCATCGACCGTTCCCCATTTCTCAAATCGGGGCTCCTGCCCTTGGGCAATTTCGTTTCCGCCCTGCCCATCGTTGGTGTCGCACCCATCATGGTCATGTGGTTTGGCTTTGACTGGCAGTCCAAGGCGGCCGTCGTGGTCATCATGACCTTCTTCCCCATGCTGGTGAATACGGTGGCCGGCCTCAATGCAGCGAGCGCCATCGAGCGCGACCTTATGCGCACCTATGCCGCATCCTACTGGCAGACGCTGCTCAAGCTACGGCTCCCGGCAGCGGGGCCCTTCATCTTCAACGCCCTCAAGATCAATTCCACGCTCGCGCTGATCGGTGCCATCGTCGCCGAATTCTTCGGCTCGCCGGTCGCGGGCATGGGATTCCGCATCTCGGCCGAGATCGGCCGAATGAATGTGGACATGGTTTGGGCCGAGATCGCCATGGCTGCCCTGGCAGGCTCGGTTTTTTACGGAGTGGTCGCCCTCATCGAACGAGGGGTCACGTTCTGGCATCCATCCATGCGGGGTGCCTGA
- a CDS encoding ABC transporter permease, with translation MKRAIPILTILIALVVVWYLAAIALNAPWQNDVYRRGDVTNVPLTQFIADTWNQEKPVLPTPHQVAEELWNSTVMVAPNKPRSLLFHAWVTFSATGLGFALGSVLGIALAVLIVHSEAMNRSLMPWIVASQTIPILALAPLIVVIGFNLFTGTIGMPTDPARLLSKAIISAYLSFFPVAVGMVKGLRSPEAIQLDLMHTYSASANQTFWKLRWPAAMPFLFASLKVGVAASLVGAIVGELPTGAVAGLGARLLAGSYYSQTVQIWSALVAASILAALLVLAVGLVEKLVNRAMGARPA, from the coding sequence ATGAAGCGCGCCATCCCAATCCTCACCATCCTCATCGCTCTTGTGGTCGTCTGGTATCTCGCCGCGATCGCGCTCAATGCGCCCTGGCAGAATGACGTTTACCGGCGCGGGGATGTCACCAATGTTCCCCTGACCCAGTTTATTGCCGACACCTGGAACCAGGAAAAGCCTGTGTTGCCCACGCCGCATCAGGTGGCCGAGGAACTCTGGAACAGCACGGTCATGGTGGCGCCCAACAAGCCGCGCAGTCTTCTGTTTCATGCCTGGGTGACGTTCTCGGCCACAGGACTCGGTTTCGCCCTCGGCTCGGTTCTCGGCATCGCCCTTGCCGTGCTGATTGTTCATTCCGAGGCGATGAACCGCTCGCTCATGCCCTGGATCGTCGCCAGCCAAACTATCCCCATTCTGGCGTTGGCGCCGCTGATCGTGGTCATTGGCTTCAATCTCTTCACCGGCACCATCGGCATGCCCACTGATCCCGCGCGCCTGCTCAGCAAAGCGATCATCTCGGCCTATCTCAGCTTCTTTCCAGTTGCCGTAGGCATGGTCAAAGGCCTGCGCTCGCCTGAAGCGATCCAACTCGACCTCATGCACACCTATAGCGCCAGCGCCAACCAGACCTTCTGGAAGCTGCGTTGGCCCGCTGCTATGCCCTTCCTTTTTGCCTCGCTCAAAGTTGGCGTTGCCGCCAGTCTCGTCGGTGCCATAGTGGGCGAACTGCCGACCGGCGCCGTCGCCGGCCTGGGCGCGCGTCTCCTTGCCGGCTCCTATTACAGCCAGACGGTGCAGATCTGGTCGGCGCTCGTGGCGGCCTCGATCCTGGCGGCGCTGCTGGTCCTCGCTGTTGGCCTTGTGGAAAAGCTCGTCAATCGCGCCATGGGAGCGCGCCCAGCATGA
- a CDS encoding ABC transporter ATP-binding protein yields MTETSTSLTDKAAPHAVVSATNLGLTFQTNDGPVHALSDVNLTIAKGDFVSFIGPSGCGKTTFLRTIADLERPTSGLLTVNGQTPENARKDRSYGYVFQAPALYPWRTIEKNVALPLEIMGYSAAQQSERIARTLDLVNLAGFEKKYPWQLSGGMQQRASIARALAFDADLLLMDEPFGALDEIVRDHLNFELLKLWSRTGKTICFVTHSIPEAVYLSTKIVVMSPRPGRVTDVIESTLPRERPLDIRETPEFLAIAARVREGLRAGHSYEETV; encoded by the coding sequence ATGACCGAAACTTCCACTTCCCTCACAGACAAGGCTGCGCCCCACGCGGTGGTGTCCGCCACCAATCTCGGCCTAACGTTCCAGACCAATGACGGCCCGGTTCATGCCCTCTCGGACGTGAACCTTACCATCGCTAAGGGCGACTTCGTGTCCTTCATCGGGCCGTCGGGCTGTGGCAAGACCACGTTCCTACGCACGATCGCCGATCTGGAGCGACCCACTTCGGGCCTTTTGACAGTCAATGGACAGACGCCGGAAAACGCCCGCAAGGATCGCTCCTACGGCTATGTTTTCCAGGCGCCTGCCCTCTACCCTTGGCGCACCATCGAAAAGAACGTTGCCCTGCCGCTCGAGATCATGGGCTATTCCGCGGCGCAGCAGTCCGAACGCATCGCTCGCACGCTGGATCTGGTGAACCTCGCGGGCTTTGAGAAAAAGTACCCCTGGCAATTGTCAGGCGGCATGCAGCAGCGGGCGTCCATCGCGCGGGCGCTGGCCTTCGACGCCGATCTCCTCCTAATGGACGAGCCCTTCGGCGCCCTCGACGAGATCGTGCGCGACCACCTCAATTTTGAACTGCTCAAGCTCTGGTCCCGCACCGGCAAAACCATTTGCTTTGTGACCCACTCCATTCCCGAGGCGGTTTATCTTTCAACCAAGATCGTCGTCATGTCGCCGCGACCGGGTCGGGTGACCGATGTGATCGAATCCACCCTGCCGCGCGAGCGCCCGCTCGACATCCGCGAGACGCCGGAGTTCCTTGCCATCGCCGCCCGCGTGCGGGAAGGCTTGCGCGCTGGCCACTCTTATGAGGAGACGGTGTGA
- the hydA gene encoding dihydropyrimidinase: MASKVIKNGTIVTADLTYKADVKIEGETIVEIGQNLSGDETLDASGCYVMPGGIDPHTHLEMPFMGTYSADDFESGTRAALAGGTTMVVDFCLPSPGQSLLEALQMWDNKSGKASADYSFHMAITWWGEQVFNEMADVVDRGITTFKHFMAYKGALMVNDDELFASFQRCADLGGLPLVHAENGDVVAAMTAKLLAEGNNGPEAHAYSRPPEVEGEATNRAIMIADMAGVPLYVVHVSSEQAHEAIRRARQKGMRVYGEPLVQHLTLDESEYFNPDWDHAARRVMSPPFRNKQHQDSLWAGLQAGSLSVVATDHCAFTTEQKRTGVGNFSKIPNGTGGLEDRLPVLWTAGVNTGRLTMNEFVAVTSTNIAKILGMYPKKGAVMVGADADLLVWDPKCSKTISSENQQSVIDYNVFEGFEVTGLPRFVLTRGKVAIVESEIKTEPGHGKFVAREPKGAVNRALSQWKEIVAPRKIERSGIPATGV; this comes from the coding sequence ATGGCAAGCAAGGTCATCAAGAACGGCACCATCGTCACGGCGGACCTGACCTACAAGGCCGACGTCAAGATCGAGGGCGAGACCATCGTCGAGATCGGACAGAACCTGTCTGGCGACGAGACGCTCGACGCCTCGGGTTGCTACGTCATGCCCGGTGGCATCGATCCTCATACCCATCTCGAGATGCCCTTCATGGGCACCTATTCGGCCGATGATTTTGAAAGCGGCACCCGTGCTGCTCTTGCCGGCGGCACGACAATGGTTGTCGATTTCTGTCTGCCGAGCCCCGGCCAAAGTCTGCTCGAAGCGCTCCAGATGTGGGACAACAAGTCGGGCAAGGCCTCGGCGGACTATTCGTTCCACATGGCAATCACCTGGTGGGGCGAGCAGGTCTTCAACGAAATGGCCGATGTGGTCGACCGTGGCATCACCACTTTCAAGCACTTCATGGCCTACAAGGGCGCGCTGATGGTAAACGACGATGAGTTGTTTGCCTCCTTCCAGCGCTGTGCCGATCTGGGCGGGCTGCCGCTGGTTCACGCCGAAAACGGCGATGTGGTCGCTGCCATGACGGCCAAGCTCTTGGCCGAAGGCAATAATGGACCCGAGGCCCACGCCTATTCTCGCCCGCCCGAAGTGGAGGGCGAAGCCACCAACCGGGCCATCATGATCGCTGATATGGCCGGCGTGCCGCTTTATGTCGTGCATGTCTCGTCCGAGCAGGCGCATGAAGCGATCCGCCGCGCCCGTCAGAAGGGAATGCGCGTCTATGGCGAACCTTTGGTGCAGCACCTGACGCTGGACGAGAGCGAGTACTTCAACCCCGACTGGGATCATGCGGCGCGCCGGGTCATGTCGCCCCCCTTCCGCAACAAGCAACATCAAGATTCGCTCTGGGCGGGTCTGCAGGCCGGCTCGCTTTCCGTCGTAGCTACCGACCATTGCGCCTTCACCACCGAGCAGAAGCGCACCGGCGTCGGCAATTTCTCCAAGATCCCCAATGGAACAGGTGGTCTCGAAGATCGCCTGCCAGTGCTGTGGACGGCAGGCGTTAATACGGGTCGCCTGACCATGAACGAGTTCGTTGCCGTCACCTCCACCAACATCGCCAAGATCCTGGGCATGTACCCCAAAAAGGGTGCGGTGATGGTGGGTGCCGATGCCGACCTCCTCGTCTGGGACCCCAAGTGCAGCAAGACCATCTCATCTGAAAACCAGCAGTCGGTTATAGACTACAATGTCTTCGAAGGCTTTGAAGTCACCGGTTTGCCTCGTTTCGTGCTGACGCGCGGCAAGGTTGCCATCGTCGAGAGCGAGATCAAGACCGAACCCGGACACGGCAAGTTCGTCGCGCGCGAGCCCAAGGGCGCGGTCAACCGTGCGCTCAGCCAGTGGAAGGAGATCGTCGCGCCACGCAAGATCGAGCGCTCTGGCATTCCGGCGACGGGCGTCTGA
- a CDS encoding Zn-dependent hydrolase, translating into MSAPGENLRINGDRLWDSLMEMAKIGPGVAGGNNRQTLTDADAEGRQLFRRWCEDAGMSMGIDEMGTMFARREGTDPHALPVYVGSHLDTQPTGGKYDGVLGVLGGLEIVRSLNDLGIKTKHPIVVTNWTNEEGTRFAPAMLASGVFAGLHDLDWAYDRKDAKGLRFGDELERIGWKGDEKVGERKIHAFFELHIEQGPILEAEGKDIGVVTHGQGLWWLEITLTGKDAHTGSTPMPMRKNAGLGMARITELVHEIAMSHQPQAVGAIGHVDVYPNSRNVIPGKVVFTVDFRSPDQAILDAMKTRLEAEAPKIADQLGLGFAMEVTGHFDPVTFDAGCVAAVRNAVERLGYSHRDLVSGAGHDACWINRVAPTAMVMCPCVDGLSHNEAEEITKDWARAGAEVLFHAVVETAEIVS; encoded by the coding sequence ATGTCTGCACCAGGAGAAAACCTTCGTATCAATGGTGACCGGCTCTGGGACAGCCTAATGGAGATGGCCAAGATCGGTCCGGGCGTCGCCGGCGGCAACAACCGCCAGACGCTGACCGATGCGGATGCCGAGGGGCGCCAGCTCTTTCGCCGCTGGTGCGAAGACGCCGGTATGAGCATGGGCATCGATGAGATGGGCACCATGTTTGCCCGCCGCGAGGGCACCGACCCCCACGCCTTGCCGGTCTATGTCGGCAGCCACCTCGACACCCAGCCCACCGGTGGCAAATATGATGGCGTGCTGGGCGTCCTCGGTGGCCTGGAAATCGTGCGCAGCCTCAACGATCTTGGTATCAAGACCAAGCACCCCATCGTCGTCACCAACTGGACCAATGAGGAGGGCACGCGCTTCGCCCCGGCCATGCTGGCCTCGGGTGTCTTTGCCGGCCTCCACGATCTCGATTGGGCCTATGATCGCAAGGATGCCAAGGGCCTGCGCTTTGGCGACGAATTGGAGCGGATCGGCTGGAAGGGCGACGAAAAAGTCGGTGAGCGCAAGATTCACGCCTTTTTCGAACTCCATATCGAACAAGGGCCGATCCTCGAGGCCGAGGGCAAGGACATCGGCGTCGTCACCCACGGCCAGGGGCTCTGGTGGCTCGAGATCACGCTCACCGGCAAGGATGCCCATACCGGTTCGACCCCCATGCCCATGCGCAAGAATGCCGGGCTCGGCATGGCGCGGATTACCGAACTGGTGCACGAAATTGCCATGAGCCACCAACCCCAGGCGGTCGGCGCCATCGGCCATGTCGATGTCTATCCCAATTCGCGCAACGTCATCCCGGGTAAGGTGGTGTTCACCGTCGACTTCCGCTCGCCCGACCAGGCTATCCTCGATGCCATGAAGACCCGGCTTGAAGCTGAGGCGCCCAAGATAGCCGACCAGCTAGGCCTGGGCTTCGCAATGGAAGTTACCGGGCATTTCGATCCCGTCACTTTCGACGCTGGCTGCGTTGCCGCCGTGCGCAATGCCGTCGAGCGGCTGGGCTATTCGCATCGCGACCTCGTCTCCGGTGCCGGCCACGACGCCTGCTGGATCAACCGCGTGGCGCCCACCGCCATGGTGATGTGCCCCTGCGTCGATGGTCTCAGCCACAACGAGGCCGAGGAAATCACCAAGGATTGGGCGCGTGCCGGCGCTGAAGTGCTGTTCCACGCGGTGGTCGAAACTGCTGAAATCGTAAGTTAG
- a CDS encoding CoA-acylating methylmalonate-semialdehyde dehydrogenase has protein sequence MQIIENAVAGKRYVSSSSRRVPVFNPATGEQAAELPLSTLDELNKAVASAKEAQIAWGNTPPMKRARVMFKFKALLDQHAHDIAREISKEHGKVHDDALGEVARGIDCVDFACGIPQLLKGEFSRNVGPSIDSYSDRQPLGVVAGITPFNFPAMVPMWMYPAAIACGNSFILKPSERDPSASMLAWNLFMEAGLPEGVLNIVHGDKEMVDGILDHPDIKAVSFVGSTPIAEYVYQRGTTAGKRVQALGGAKNHMVIMPDADLDQAADALMGAGYGSAGERCMAISVAVPVGKETGDALVAKLKPRVEALKIGPATDKDAEMGPVVTKAHRDKIVGYIDKGVEEGAELVVDGRGFKLQGYEEGYYVGGTLFDNVTRDMTIYKEEIFGPVLSVVRAADYAEAVDLINTHEYGNGTAIFTRDGDAAREFADKIEVGMVGVNVPIPVPVAYHSFGGWKRSLFGDHSIYGPEGVHFYTRLKTVTTRWPAGIKGGAEFTFPSLK, from the coding sequence ATGCAGATCATCGAGAACGCCGTCGCCGGCAAGCGCTACGTCTCCTCATCCAGCCGCCGCGTTCCTGTTTTCAACCCGGCGACCGGCGAGCAAGCCGCCGAACTGCCGCTCTCGACCCTCGACGAGCTGAACAAGGCCGTGGCCTCTGCGAAGGAGGCGCAGATCGCCTGGGGTAACACCCCGCCCATGAAGCGGGCCCGCGTCATGTTCAAGTTCAAGGCGCTCCTGGATCAGCACGCCCACGATATCGCCCGCGAGATCTCAAAGGAACATGGCAAGGTCCATGACGATGCCTTGGGCGAGGTGGCGCGCGGCATCGATTGCGTGGATTTCGCCTGCGGCATCCCGCAACTGCTCAAGGGCGAATTCTCCCGCAATGTTGGCCCAAGCATCGACTCCTATTCGGACCGCCAGCCCCTGGGCGTCGTTGCCGGCATCACGCCTTTTAACTTCCCTGCCATGGTGCCGATGTGGATGTATCCAGCCGCCATTGCCTGCGGCAACAGCTTCATCCTTAAGCCTTCCGAGCGCGATCCATCCGCCTCCATGCTCGCCTGGAACCTCTTCATGGAAGCGGGGCTTCCCGAGGGCGTGCTCAACATCGTTCATGGCGACAAGGAGATGGTCGACGGCATTCTCGACCACCCCGACATCAAGGCGGTGAGCTTCGTCGGCTCCACCCCCATCGCCGAATACGTCTATCAGCGCGGCACGACGGCCGGAAAGCGCGTCCAGGCACTCGGTGGCGCCAAGAACCACATGGTCATCATGCCCGATGCCGATCTCGACCAGGCTGCCGACGCCCTGATGGGCGCTGGCTACGGCTCGGCCGGCGAGCGCTGCATGGCGATTTCCGTCGCCGTGCCGGTCGGCAAGGAAACTGGCGATGCGCTGGTCGCCAAGCTCAAGCCGCGCGTGGAAGCCCTCAAGATCGGTCCGGCGACCGACAAGGACGCCGAAATGGGTCCGGTGGTCACCAAGGCGCATCGCGACAAGATCGTTGGCTATATCGATAAGGGCGTCGAGGAAGGCGCCGAACTGGTGGTGGATGGCCGCGGCTTCAAGCTCCAGGGCTATGAAGAAGGCTACTATGTCGGCGGCACGCTGTTCGACAACGTGACCCGCGACATGACCATCTACAAGGAAGAGATCTTCGGCCCGGTACTGTCGGTGGTCCGCGCTGCCGACTATGCCGAGGCCGTCGATCTCATCAATACGCACGAATATGGCAACGGCACCGCCATCTTTACCCGTGATGGAGATGCTGCGCGCGAATTCGCCGACAAGATCGAGGTGGGCATGGTGGGTGTGAACGTACCGATCCCAGTGCCGGTTGCCTACCACTCCTTTGGCGGTTGGAAGCGCTCGCTCTTCGGCGATCACTCCATCTACGGACCCGAGGGCGTTCACTTCTATACTCGGCTGAAAACCGTCACCACCCGCTGGCCCGCCGGCATCAAGGGTGGTGCGGAGTTCACCTTCCCCAGCCTCAAATAG